A window of Bacteroidota bacterium genomic DNA:
GTTCATGTGGAGTAACTTTGAAAACAGAAAGCCCGGCAGTGACTCCGTTAAAAGAAGATTTACCGGCAACTGAGTCATACATGAATATTCCTGTGCGGATTAATTTACAAGACCTGGCCAACACGGCCAATTCGAAAGTACCTTTTCAACTGTACAAACAAAACGGAATTAATGCCGCCTCAAATGTAAAAGTCAACCTGGAGGTAAAACGCAGAGGGCGGATTTCAATTACCACTACAAACGGGAATATCAATACATCAATTCCCATTCACATCCAGGGCGAAGCATTTGTTTCAGTAAAAGCCTGCAGTATATGCCCGAAAATCGGAAGGACCCAGCCATTCAGCACAGATCTTACCGTAATGACTTCAACAAAATTAGGAATTGACAGCCATTGGAATATTAAAACCCACACCAATGCCGACTTTACCCTTGATAAAGCGCCCTGCATCAATGTTTTTGGAATTCCTGTCTGTTTTGAATCCCTCACCCGGGAGAAATTAAAGGAACAACTTCCAAGGATCAATGCGATGATTAATGAAAGAATTGACAACGCCTACAATCTGAAAAGTAACGCTGAAAAATATTGGGCCCAGTTGAGCCAGCCCGTTCAGGTTTTAAATAATCCGGTCAATGTATGGGCAGTATTTCAGCCTACAGGATTCAACTTTGCCCCTCCTGCATCAGATAACATAAACAACATGGTGCTCAATCTCGGACTGAAGACGAAGGTAAGAACAGTTGTTGGTGACAAGCCGAATGCAACCAGCCACGGCACATTGCCACCCATCCAAAACACCCAGGCCAAAGACAATCACTTTGAAATTAATGTTCCTGTGGCCGTTCAACTCAACGAAATTAAAAAAATCGTAAAACAGGAAGTAGTGGGAAAAACTTTCAATATTCCCAATTCAAAAAGGAATGTACTGGTCCGCGATATGGATATAATCGGTTCCAACAAGACATTAATCGTCAAACTGAACATAAAATCTAAAAAGACAAAAGGTGATGTGTATATTCTTGCAGATCCCGTATTTGATAATAAAACGAAAACATTAAGCGTGGAGAATCTCAAATTCGACAGCAAGACCAATAATGTGATTGCCAATAAGGCAGCCTGGCTTGCCGGTAATGTTTTCATCAAATCCATTGAAAAGAAAATCACTTACAACCTTTCCAAGGACATAGATAAAATGCGTGTTCAGGCCGAACAAAGTATAAATTCCCTTCATTTAAGTGAAATGGTTGCTTTAAATGCAAAAATCCAGGGATTTGATATTCAAAGCATCTCTTTCGATTCAGGAAATGCCTATTTGAACACAAGGATTGAAGGAGAAATGAATGTGTTGGTAAAATAAAAGAAATGATGAGGAATAAAAAGCACGTTTAAAAACGTGCTTTTTTTATTTATTGACAATTAATTTTTGACTTTCTACGGTTTCAGAAGTTTTTAAGCGGATGAAATAAATCCCCTTTGACAAATCTCTGGCATCAAAAAATATTCTTTGTTTGCCGATTTTAGCTACTCCATCATAAAGTATGGCCACTTCTTTTCCCAAAATATTATAAACTTTCAAAGAAACAATTTCCTGCCTGAATAATTCAAATTCAATGGTAGCCTGATCGGCCAAAGGATTAGGGTAACATCTGAGGGAATATGGATTTTTAACTTGAGGATTTAAATTTAAAAGGGATTTACTAATATGGACGGACTTCATTTCAACTTTGGCAATATTAGCAAATAAATCTTTCTGACCGGAAAAAGAGACAGGTCTTATCAACTGACTAAAACCTGTTGTATAGTAAAAAGCAAAAATAACAACGAAGGCAATAGAATATAATATCTTTCTGCATAACTTCATGAGTCGGTAGTGTTTATCACATTAACACATACAAAGATAATAATATCTTTTCTTTTCAACTATTTCCCATAAGAAAAAACTCAATTATCTGTTTTTTTATTGGAATTTAACTTTTTCTCAGGAAATATAAGGGACAATAGTATACTTACCAGCAAAGTACCCAATATGATATAAAGAGAATAAATGGTTTGAAATCCAAACTTGTCAAGCCATTCTCCAAGCAGGAG
This region includes:
- a CDS encoding T9SS type A sorting domain-containing protein translates to MKLCRKILYSIAFVVIFAFYYTTGFSQLIRPVSFSGQKDLFANIAKVEMKSVHISKSLLNLNPQVKNPYSLRCYPNPLADQATIEFELFRQEIVSLKVYNILGKEVAILYDGVAKIGKQRIFFDARDLSKGIYFIRLKTSETVESQKLIVNK
- a CDS encoding DUF4403 family protein yields the protein MMKKHYFNLLAAISFPWFLCSCGVTLKTESPAVTPLKEDLPATESYMNIPVRINLQDLANTANSKVPFQLYKQNGINAASNVKVNLEVKRRGRISITTTNGNINTSIPIHIQGEAFVSVKACSICPKIGRTQPFSTDLTVMTSTKLGIDSHWNIKTHTNADFTLDKAPCINVFGIPVCFESLTREKLKEQLPRINAMINERIDNAYNLKSNAEKYWAQLSQPVQVLNNPVNVWAVFQPTGFNFAPPASDNINNMVLNLGLKTKVRTVVGDKPNATSHGTLPPIQNTQAKDNHFEINVPVAVQLNEIKKIVKQEVVGKTFNIPNSKRNVLVRDMDIIGSNKTLIVKLNIKSKKTKGDVYILADPVFDNKTKTLSVENLKFDSKTNNVIANKAAWLAGNVFIKSIEKKITYNLSKDIDKMRVQAEQSINSLHLSEMVALNAKIQGFDIQSISFDSGNAYLNTRIEGEMNVLVK